The Acidobacteriota bacterium nucleotide sequence CCACCCCTCACGTCATCGGCCTGGTTCTGGGTCAAGGTGACCAACGGCTGCGGGTACACGTTTTCGAGCGCGGCCCGGGTGACCGTCGAAGCCTGCACCCCGGTCGCCATCACCACCCAGCCCATGGGGACGACCATCCCCACGGGCGGGACCGTCACCCTGGGAGTGGCCGCCACCGGGACCGAACCCGTTGATTTCCAGTGGTACCAGGGGAGCAGCGGGGATACCTCCATGCCCATCCAGGACGCCGTCACGGCAGTCCTGACCGTGGGGCCTCTCTCCCAGTCCACGCCGTACTGGGTCAAGCTGACCAACGGTTGCGGCAGCGTCAACAGCGCCACGGCCCTCGTTACGGTACAGCCCTGCCAACCGCCGTCGTTCACCGCCCAGCCCATCGGCCAGAACATTGCCCCCTGGCGGCCCGTTCTCCTCTCGGCCATTGCCGAGGGTACGCAACCGCTTCTCTACCAGTGGTACCTCGGCCCGAGCGGCGACACGCGAAACCCCATCCCCGGCGCCGTCGGCAGCCAGTACAACTCCCCCGTCCTGGGACGCAACACCACGTTCTGGGTCCGCGCCTCCAACCCGTGCGGGTTCATTGACAGCGTGACGGCCGCCGTCACGCTCCAGGCGTGCACCCCGCCGGTGATCACCCGGCAACCCCAGGGTACCACTGTTCTGCCCGGTCAACCCACGACCCTGGCGGTAGTCGCCGATGGCTACGGAACCCTCGCGTACCAGTGGTACCAGGGGACCAGCGGGGACACCTCCGCTCCCATCGCGGGCGCCGATGACGCCTCCTACACCACGCCGGCGATGGCATCGACCACCAACTTCTGGGTGAGCGTGACCAACGACTGCGGAACCGTGTCGAGCAACACGGCCACGGTCGCGGTGAACGCGGGGAAATCCGTCATCAACTCCCAGCCCCAGCCCCAGTCCGTCCAGGCCGGCGAGCGCGCCACCCTTCGCGTCGCCTACTCCGGGGGCCCGCTGAAGAAACTGGATACCTGCCAGTGGTACAACGGGGAAAGCGGCGACACCTCCAACCCGGTCGAAGGGGCCACCGCTCCCGAATACACCACGCCGTCCCTGGATTCCAGCACTTCCTACTGGTGCGAAGTGGACGGTTCCGCCGACAGCCAGACCGCCACGGTCCAGGTCCAGGGGTCCGGCGATTCGACCCTGTACGCGGCCCATATCGCCACGGACTCCAACTGGTGGAGCCGAATCACCCTCGTAAACCTCAGCGACAACGCAACGGACGCCCATATCGACGCCTACCTCGGATGCGGTCTTTCCGCCTACGCCAAGGGTGCGCCCCAGCGGACCATCCTGCCCGGAAACACCTGCGTCATCCGGGCCGAGGACATCCTCCAGCCCGGCAGCGACTACTGGCTGAAGATTCGAAGTTCGAAAAAACTGGCGGGCGTGGTGGAGTTCGGCATGAAGGGAAACCCGACCACGGAGGTGATCCTGCCCCTCATCGACATGGGCTCGAAGAGCATGGTTTATCCGTACGTGGTGTCCGGGGTGGGGAACTGGTACACCGGCGTCACCCTCATCAACACCACCCCGGTGCCGGTGCAGTACGTCGTCTCGGCCTACAAGGAGGACGGCACGCCGCTGGCCGCCGTGGGGCCCCTCTACCTCCCGGCGTCCAGCAAGTTCGTCCGGATGGTGAACACCATCTTCCCGTCCGAGGCCGGGGTCAACCCCTCGGACATCCGCTTCCTTAAGGTGGAGACCACGGCGGAGCAGGATTCCCTGGTCGGCTTCGAACTCTTCGGCATCTTCAGCGCCCAGGGCGGGCTGTCGGGCCTGCCCACCTATGCCATCCCCATCGACCCTGCTTCCCCGTCGTCGACCTCCACGCTTCACTTGGGCGAAATCCCCGACAACAACGAGTGGTACACGGGGATGACCTTCTCCAACCTGGGGCTGGTTCCGGTCACCGCGAACGCGGACCTCCTGGACGACAAGGGGGCCGTCATTACCTCCAACAGCTTCACGGTCGGACCCCAGAGCCAGATGACCCGGGAGGTCTGGAGCCTGTTCGACGGATCCGTTCACGCCGGGGCGTCCCGGGTCCGGGTCACCTCCCCGACCCCCCTCCTCGGGTTCGAGATCAACGCGGCCCGCAACGGCATGGAGAGCCTGGATTTCGACGGCCTGCTCGGCTTGGGCGGAGGCCTCACGAAACAGTCCTTCCCGCTGGTGCGCTGCACGGGCGGATGGACAACCGTGCTCACCCTGAACAACCTGGCCGGCGCCGACAACGCCTACACCCTTCGAATCTTCAATGCCGCGGGGGCCGAGTTGGCGTCCCTCCCCGGCGCCCTGGCCGCCGGCTACCAGGGCAAGCTGGACCTGGCGGCCCTCTTCCCCGCGCAGGCCGCTTCCATCGCGTGGGCGAAGCTGGAGTCGGCCCAACCGATCCTGGCGGGCGCCACCCTGAAGAACACCGCCACCAACCAGGTGGGGAAGTACGTGGGCATCCAGTACCAGTGATCGGAGCGGACGTCCCCCGCCCGGGACCGGCTGCCCCGCGGGAGACCCCGTCGATCGAACGGAGACGCCGGCGGGCCCTCGAGGCCCGCCGGTTGTCTTGCACCCTACTCTCCCTTGGAAACACCCTCCACAGGCCGGAGCCGGGCGAGAGCCCGGTTTCTCTTTGCGCTTCCGGCGTTCGTTGTGGTATTAGACCGGTCTGCGACGACCCTGCCGGATGAGGTGTCATCGGCGCGGGGCGGCAGATCCGGCCGCGGGGTTCGCGCATCGAAAATGGCTGAAGCGTGAAGGAGGCAGGGCCCATGACCGACCCGCGATACGACTGGCTGCTTACCAGTGACCCAGGGACACTCGATGCCCTATTCCGGCGGTTCGTGTCGGACCCGGCTTCGGTCGACCCCGGCTTGCGGCACTTTTTCGAGGGCTTCCAACTGGGCTGCGTCGAGGGTGGCGCCGGGGTCGCCGGGGAGGCAGGGTTCGACCCGGCCGGGGTGGAGCACGAACGGAAGGAGTTCCAGGTCCTGGCGCTGATCCACGAGTACCGGACCCGCGGTCACCTCTTCACCCCGACCAATCCGGTCCGAACCCGGCGCTGTTACACCCCCGATCTGAACAAGACCCGTTTCGGGCTCGACGAAGCCGATCTGGACCATGTCTTCCACGCCGGGCGCGAGGTGGGGCTGGGCCCCGCCACCCTGCGGGACATCCTGTCCCTGATGGAGGAGACCTACTGCACCGCCATCGGGGCGGAGTACATGTTCGTACGGGTCCCGGAGCGCGTCCGGTGGCTCCGGGAACGGATGGAGTCGACCCGTAACCGGCCGGCGTTCACCATCGATCGCAAGCGAGCGATCCTGGACAGTCTCAGCCGCGCCGTGGTGTTCGAGAACTTCCTCCACGCAAAGTTCCCGGGTCAGAAACGCTTCTCGGTCTCCGGGGGCGAGAGCCTCATCCCGGCCCTGGAGGCCCTGGTCAGCCATGGCGCGCAAGTGGGTGTCCGGGAAATCGTGGCCTCCATGGCGCACCGGGGGCGGATCAACGTCCTGGCCAACGTCTTCGGGAAACCATGGCGGGACCTCTTCGAGGAGTTCGAAGGGTGCTCCTGGGAAGACGAGATTTACGCCGGTGACGTCAAGTACCATCTGGGTTGGCACGGCAGCGTGTCTCCCGAACCCGGGCGGGAGATCATCCTCAATCTCGTTCCCAACCCCTCCCATCTCGAGGCGGGCGGGACCGTCGCGCAGGGGTTCGCCCGGGCCCGCATCGAACACTTCCACGGGGGAGACGCGTCTCGGGCGCTCCCGGTCATCGTCCACGGTGACGCCGCCCTGTCCGCCCAGGGGGTGGTCTACGAACTGGTCCAGATGGCCGGCCTGGAGGCGCACCGGACCGGTGGAACGCTGCACCTGGCCGTCAACAACCAGATCGGCTTCACCACGCCCTACCTCGAGGGGCGCACCAGCACCTACTGCACTGACGTGGCGAAAGTGACCCTCTCTCCGGTCTTTCACGTCAACGCCGACGACGTGGAGGCGGTGGTCCTGGCGGTGGAGATGGCCCTGGAGTACCGCCAGGCTTTCCAGTCCGACGTTTTTATCGATCTGCTGGGTTACCGGCGGTATGGCCACAACGAGTCCGACGAACCCCGCTTCACCCAGCCGAAACTCTACCGGGCCATTGCAGAGCACCCCGACCCCATGACCCTCTACCGCCGCAAACTGGCAGCGGAGGGGATCGTGACGGAACACGAGTCCCTGGCCCTTGAGCGGGGCCTGACCGAACGCCTGGCGGCGGAACTGAAGGCGGCCCGGGAGGAGAGCGCGCCCCACTGCCATTACATGAATTTCTGCGATCGTCGCCGCCGCCCTTCCGACCTCGACCTCGTCTCCTCGCCCCCCACCGGCGTGCCGGAGGAAAACCTGTCCGCAGCCGCCCGTGCAGCCTTCCACATCCCGGAGTCCGTGGCGGCTTTCGGCAAGATCCGGAAAATCTACGACGGCCACCTGGAGAACTTTTTCAATCGGAAACGGGTGGACTGGGCCATGGCCGAGTTGCTGGCCTTGGGCACCCTGGCCCTGGATGGGGTCCCGGTCCGCCTCTGCGGGCAGGACAGCGAACGGGGGACCTTCTCCCACCGACACGCCGTTGTCACGGACGAGGTCACCGAAGCGAAGCACGCCCCCCTGCAACATCTGGCGCCGGGGCAGGCACCGGTTTCGGTTTACAACTCGCTGCTGTCGGAGTACGCCGCCCTGGGCTTCGAGTACGGCTACGCCCGGGGTTGTCCGAATGGCCTGACCCTGTGGGAAGCCCAGTTCGGGGACTTCGCCAACGGGGCCCAGATCGTCGTGGACCAGTACCTGGCCGCTGCCGAGGCCAAGTGGAACGAACTCAACGGGGTCGTCCTGCTCCTCCCCCATGGCTACGAGGGACAGGGCCCGGAGCACTCTTCAGCGCGTATCGAGCGGTTTCTCCAACTCTGCACCGGGGGAAACCTGGTGGTGGCCCAGCCCTCCACGCCCGCGAGTTACTTCCATCTCCTCCGACGCCATGCGCGGTGGCCCGTCCGCCCGCCCCTAGTGGTCTTCACGCCTAAAAGCCTCCTGCGCCGGCCGGAGTGCGCCGACACCCCCGCGGACCTCGCCGGCGGGGTGTTCCACCCGCTTCTGGACGACGGCGAGGCCGATCCGGCCGCCATCCGGCAGGTACTGCTCTGTTCGGGGCGCATCTACTACGACCTGGCCGCCCGCCGCCGGGAGCGGGGTGCCCTGGACACCGCCCTGGTCCGCCTGGAGCAACTCCACCCGTTGACCCCGGCGCTGGGGGACCTGCCGGGGCGCTACCCGGCGGCCGTTCGCTGGGCCTGGGTGCAGGACGAGCCGGAGAACATGGGCCCGGCCCTGTTCCTCCGCCTCAAGCTCCCGGGGCTTGCCCCCGCTTTTGCCGGGATCGAGGTCGTCGCGCGCCGGGAGAGTGGCGCCCCCGCCACCGGCTTTCACGACATCCACGACCGGGAGCAGCGGCAGATACTGGAGAAAGCCTTCCGGTAATCAGGCCTTGACAGTCTTACGACAAATCTGTTACGGCCCCCGAACCACGCGACTCGGACCATCATAAATTCTTTAAGGCCAATGCATTCCGAATTCGCGTCAATGGTGCGATTCGGGGGAAATGCCTGTTTGGCGGCCAAGGCGGGGAGTCAGCCTTGCCGCAAGGCGAAGCCGGCCCCCTATCCTCCGGCGGGACGGAGAAAGGAAAGCAACCGAAGCCCGGACGGGGTGTCACGCCCCTCCCAGACGAGCCGGAACCCGTGCCGTTCGTAAAAGGGCCGGTTGGCCGGCTGGGCGGTCTCCACGAAACAGGACACCCACTCCTTGTCCGCCTGCTCCAGCCCGCTCCTGACGAGGGCCGAGCCGACGCCGCACCCCTGCCACGCCGGCGAAACCCCGATCACGAAGAGGTAGCGGTACCGCTCCCCGGCCAGGGAGCGTCGAACTTCGTGAAAATGCTCCCAAAACCGGCCGAGCCGCTCCGAGGCCGCCGGGCCCAGCAGGGTCGGCAACCCGGCCAGGCCCGAGGCGCGGGCCCGTCCCGGGTCGATCTCCGTTTCGCCGGGCCCCAGCCAGACGGCGGCCCCGCGCGGCTCCCCCCCGGTGGTGAAGGCCCCGCCGCAGAGGAGCCCAAGGCGAAGCGCCGCCGCGAATTGTGCCGGGGCCACCCGGCGCCGGGCCTCGGGGTCCGGGAGGGCGTAAACCTCGAGGGGGTCCCCGAGGAAAGCTTCCGCCAGAACCGTCGCGCACGCCGACAGTCGACCCGGTTCCATCGGGACCACGGTCACCCTACTCACATCCACCCTCCAACCGAAGGCTCAGCCGCAGGTCCACCCCGTCGGGGCGGCGGCCGCCTCCCCGGGGTCACTTCTCCAGCTTCAGGCGCAGCCAGTGGTCCGGGACATCGGGTGAAGCGCCCGCCGGAAGCGTCTTGTCGGGTCGCTTGAGGTGGATCAGGAGCGCGACTTCCCGCCCGAGCCGGGCCCGGTCCAACTGGAACTCGAACGCCTCGGGCGCGACGACCGCCTGTTTTCCGTCCTCCCAGGTCACACAAACCGGGTTGGCGGTCCACCAGCAATTCCGCCCCCACACCAGTTCCAACGCGTGAGTCAATGCGTGAGTGTCCTTGATTGCGGCGGGGTGAGTGTCCTCGATCGGCCCGGCTTTCGAAGGGTGGTTGTCCTCCATCGCCCGCTCCCCCAGGGCCGACGAGACGTGGAGCATTGCACGCCCGTCGCGGGTCGTCAGGTAGAGGTCGAGCCCCGTGTGACGGGCGCCCTTGAAGACGACCGCCAGGTAGAGATAGCGGGAGTCCTCTCGAGCCTTCAATTCCACCTCCGGGTCGAGCGGCAGGCCGAGGGCCCCCCGCCATTCGTCCACCCCCACGAAGCCGTTCACCAGGATGGACGGCCCCAACGGGACCACGGGCGACACCCCCGCCGCCAGCAGCAGCAAGCACAGGATCATTCCGCCTCCTTGCCGTGGGATCACGGGCCACGGCGTAGATTAGTGTTGATAAAGCCGCAATAAGTCGAAAACCGAACGGGAGAGTGTCTGTAACGCCTTTGTCTGAACCATCGCCCGGCGGGAGATGGTACGAATTGCGGAGAAGACCGTGTTCTTCGTCATTCAATTCGTCCACGGAGCCGGGGTCAGGCTGACGACGCGGGTGACGCCGGGCGGGCCGGAACTATCGACCCCCCAGGACGGGCTGCCGGTGTCCTCGACGACATAGCCCGGGCGGGAGCGGAACCGGTCCAGGAAGTCGGCCTTCTCCGCGGCCGACCAGTAGTGCGTGGGGATGACGGCCCGCGGCCGGAGGACCTCTACGAGCCCCGCCGCCTCGCCGGGCACCGGTCGGACCCAGCCCACGGGGACCAGCAGGAGGTCCAGCCGGGACGGGAGGCGTTTTTTCAGGGCCGTCCAGCGGGCCGGTGCGTCCGGCGCCGTCAGGTCGCCCTGGAGATCGCCGGAGAGGAACAGCGTCAACCCCTTGTAACGGATCAGGTAGCCGGTGTTGTCGTCCCGGGCGCGCTCGCTCACGGGGATCGCCTGGAGGCGGATCCCCCTCAGCGCAAAATCTTTCCCGTCGATGACGGTGGCGCCCGGGAAGGCCTGCTGGCGGTCGTGGTCGGGGTCGTGGTGGGTGTAGGCCACCAGGTCCGGCTTCAGGTCCCCGAGATCATGGATGGGGCTGGTGAGGCCATAGGCGTTGGACACCCCGTAGTCGACGAGGAGCGTCACGCCGTTGTCGAAGGCGAAGACAAAGGACGCGTGGCCCAGGTAGTGCAAGCGCACCGACGGCGCTCGGCCTGAGCCCTCCCCCGCGAAGACCAAACCGCCGAGGGTGATCCCCGCCAGGAAACAGGCGGCCAGCAACCCCCGTCTTCCCGATGAACCGAAGTGCATCGTAATCGTAGTCATTGGTTCGCCCTCCCGTCCCGCTTCGTTTTCCGTGTCTTGCGGACCGCTTCCCGGATCGCGGCGTGCATGGCCTCGCTCGGTTCGAGGGAGACGAAGGGCTCGATCTCCGCCTTGTTCACGGTCGTACCTCCGGGTGACGGGCCAGGAACGCCCGGGCTTTTTTCCGAGTGGAAACCCGGGGATTGTCCAGTTGCCGTTTTACGAAGTCGATAACGGTTTCCCGGCTCTCGACGGCAACAAGGATTTCGTCGAAGGCATCGATGACCTGGCCCAGGGCCACGTTCCTGCACTCGGGTGTCTTGTAGGCGGCACCCTCGACCTTCAGGAACTCCCGGGCGATCCGCCCCGCGAGGTGCGGCTTCGCCTTTGCCACGGCGGCGGCGCCCTGGATCGTGTTGGCGGCGGTGATGAGTTCCGGGCCGGGAATCGGGGCCAGGTAAGCCTCGAGCAGGCCCTCGAAACGGTTCTCCGTGTCGGCGCCCGCCAGGTTGCCCAGGATGCGAATGGCCTCCCACCGCAGGATCTTGTTACGGCCCGACAGCAGCGCGGCGAATCGGTCGAAGGCCGGGTAGAGGACCGCCGGGTTCGTCTGGCTGACGGCGTGGAGCACTTTGGCGCAACCGTACTTTACCCGCGGCTCGCGGGAATCGAGGCCCTCCAGCAACAGAACGAGCGCCCCGGGCTCTCCCGTGGCCCGCACCGCAAGGGCCTTGGGGTCGGCACCTTTCCTCCCGGCATCGTCGAGCAGATGGCATTCAGACATAAGCACTCCTCGTGATAGACATGATCTGTCAACTCGTTAATCCACCGATCGACCTCAGCCGTCCGCTTTCCTCGTCCCCCGGCACTCGGGATACGCCCGGCAGCCCCAGAACCGTGACCCCGCGCGCGGGCCCTGGCGGGCGGTTCGCAGGACCATTTCCTTGCCGCAGAGCGGACAGGATGGCGGCGAAGAGCTGGCAGAATCGGTCGGATCGGTCGGATCCGACCGATCGGTCCGATCGTGTGTGCTTTCGCCTTTCCGATAGGCGATTCTCGCCGCCGCCAGGCGTTCGCTGTATCCGCCCTCCTCGATGAAACCCCGCTCCAGTCCGGCGATCTGGTGGTCGAGCAGGTAATTGGCCTGGTGGATCAGGCAGATGACGGCATTGGCCACCACCGCCGGGTCCTCATGGGCGAGCCAGCGCGTGTAGGGGCCGAAGCGATCGGTCGGATCGGTCGGATCCGACCGATCGGTCCGATGCTGTTTCCCGACCTCTCTCACTTGCCGGGCACCGGGCGCATCCTTGGCCCACTGGGGCAAACCGCGTTGGCGCAGGAAGTCTTCGTAATCGAGCAGAAGCTCGTCGAGGCTGGCCCGGGCGACGTTGACGAGGCGCAACTCGGTCTGGGAAGAGGTCGCGGAGGCCCGGCTCCCCTCGGCGATGTTCTGGCGCCCGCTGCGTGCCGCCTGGACCATCTGGTCCACGGTGCGCGACCGCTTGTCGAGAAAGCGCTCGCAGAAAGCCACGGTAGCATCGTAGATAACGGTAGCCGTCTGGAAAGAGCGCAGTTCACGGTAGCCGCCACTTGGCCGGACCCGCTCCTGCTTGCCTGACGGGTGAGGTTTGCCGCTTCTGACAGGTCTGTCGGGCAAAGGCACTGAATCAGATCGGTCGGATCGGTCGGATCCGACCGATCGGTCCGATTCTTCGGGCGCTACGAACCAGTCTTCCGGGGTTTCCCGCCTTTCTCTCATCTCTCCCTCCCGGTTTCCCGGGCCGAATTCAGACATCGCCCGGGTCTCTCCCCTCAAGCCCTCACTTCCGGATCTGCAGGAACTCCACCGGGGCGCCGTCGCAGACGATGAAGGCCACCGTCACGCCCTCCGAGGGGCTGTTGGGGGCGATGATCACCTCCTGCCCGGCGAGGGCGGCCTCCAGGTCGTCCACCTCGAAGGCCAGGTGGGGGACCGTTTTGACCAGTTCCGGGAGACCGCAGTGCGGCTCGTAGCGCATCCACTGGATCCCGAACGGGTTCCGCTCGTGGTCGGTGCAGAAGACCCCGTAGCGCTCCAGGTGCGTCTCCCCTTCCTGCGGGGTCTGCGTGGGTATCCCGATGTGGTGGTATTTTCGCAAGGGGCCCTCCTGTCCCGCGTTTCGATCTCACCTGGCCGACAGCCCGCGGACGCCCCTCTACCGCCGGCATCTGCTGCCGTGTAACCCGAATGATACGATCCTATCTTATAGCCCGCCGGGCAGACTGTCAACCGACGACCCGGCCGCCTGTCGCAATCGCCGGAACGGAGCCGCGACCGTAAGGGAGCGGGAAGACACTGGAAAGGCGTTCCGCTTGCGTACGCGCGTGACTCTGGTTGCGCGTGTCGAGGGGGACTTCCCTCGTGGCGCGTGGGGAGGAGGCCGGTGCCAGGGTGCAGGCCTGCCCCTCGCCGACGCTTGGGGTGCCAGGGAAGGTTGCGGGATGCACACGGGTGTTGACGGCCCGGCGCGGCCGTGATGAAATGGACGAGGAGCCTCGTTCCTGTGGTTGGTGGGATTCGTGGTTTGATTTCGGGGCCGGGAGTGAGCGATGGAGTCGATCCGGGACCGGCTGAAGCGGATGACGCGGGACCGGCAGGGCGCCGCCGGGGAGGCGAAACCCGTCCGGCCGCCCGAAACGCCCGCCTTCACCGTCGAACTACGCACCGCGCGCTTCCCCCTCGACACGGTCCACGGCCACACGCCCCTCGCCGGGCTCTGGCCCCCCCGCCCAAACCTCTACCGCCTGGCCAGCCTCCCGGTGCCGCCGCCGGACGCGTCCCCGCCCGAGATCCTATTCCTGGACACCGAGACCACGGGCCTGGCGGGCGGCACCGGCACCCTGGCCTTCCTGGCGGGGACGGCCCGACTCGACCCGGCCCGCGGCGACCTGGTGGTGGAGCAGTACTTCCTCCCGGACCCCTCCGCCGAGCCCGCCTTCCTGGCGCCGCTGGCGGAGGCCCTGGGGCGGGCGGGCCTCCTGGCGTGCTTCAACGGGAAGTCCTACGACCTGCCCCTCCTCAACACCCGCTTCATCCTCAACGGTTTCCCCCCCGTCTCCCCGGACCTGCCCGTGGCGGACCTCCTCCACCCCGCCCGCCGGCGGTGGAAGGGCGACATCGGCGCCTGCGACCAGCGCTCGGTGGAGCGCCACGCGTTGGGTGTCCACCGCCGGGGGGACATCCCGGGCGAGTTGATCCCGGACCTCTACTTCCGCTACCTCCGCGACCGCGACCGGGGGCCCCTCGAGGAGGTTTTCCGCCACAACCTCCTGGACATGCTGGGGATGGCGGCGCTCTTCGCCCGGCTCAACACCCTCGTCCCCGAGGCGGAGCCCGCCCGCGACCCCGCGGACTGGGCCTGCCTGCTGGGCACCCTGGACGCCCGGGGCCGGCTGGCGGAGTTCGAGGAGATCTTCGCCCTCCAGTCAGACGCCCTCCTGGAGGCGGGTCGGCGGCACCTCCCCGCGGGGCGCGTGCTGGCGAGGCTGCTCAAGCGGGTCGGGCGGCGGGAGGAGGCCTGGCGGCTCTACCTCCACCTGGGGACGGCGCGCCCCCGGGACGTCCCCGAGAGCTTCGCCGAGGTCCTCAAGTACGAGGAACACATCCTGCGGGACTTTGCCCTGGCCCTGCGGCACTGCGACGAATTCGAGGCGGTCCTCCTGCGCGTCCCGGGCGTCACGGAAATCGTCCTCGACCTCCGACGCCGCCGGGAACGGTTGCGGAAGAAGGAAGCGCAAAAAGCGCAGAAGGCGCAGCCGGAATCGCCGGAGAACGGTCACCGGTGCGTGACCGGCAGCCCCGCGCCGGAAGAGTGAAACCGCGGAGAGCGCGGAGGAGCGCGGAGAACACCCGCGGAACGAGAAAAGAGCGGCAGCGTGCCCTGGGTTCCGGGGATCGGGAGAGGGGAAAGGGGATTGGGAGGGGAGAAAAGGGGCCCCGTTCACGCGAAATTCCGGGCAACCCTTTCGTCCTTTGTCCCTTGGGTCGTTTTGGCCCCTTGGGTCCTTTCCGCTGATTTGTGCGGCGAGCACCCCGGCCCGGGTGATGAATGGCGTTGCTTTTACAATCGCCACCGGCTTGCGGGAACGATACCGATTGCGACGGCGATACCGATTCCGATTGCGATACCGATTCCGATGAGGGTGAGAAACCGGGAGAGGAGGGACGAGATGAGAGCCATGCGAATGCACCGGGTCGTCGACCTGGGGACCTGCGCCGAGCCCCTGTCCCTCGACGAGGTCCCTCGCCCCGTGCCGGGGCCGGGGGAGGTTCTCCTGCGCGTGGGCGCCTGCGGCGTGTGCCACACCGAGCTGGACGAGATCGAGGGGCGCACGCCCCCGCCCCGCCTGCCCGTCACCCCCGGCCACCAGGTGGCGGGGGTGGTGGAGGCCCTCGGCCCCGGGGCGGCGAGGTTCAAGGCCGGCGACCGGGGGGGCGTGGCGTGGATCCACTCGGCCTGCGGGGACTGCGACTTCTGCCGGGAGGGCCGGGAGAACCTCTGCGCGGGCTTCCGCGCCACCGGCCGAGACGCGGACGGCGGCTACGCCGAGTACATGACGGTCCCCGAGGCGTACGCCGTGCGCCTGCCCGACGGCTTTACCGACCTCGAGGCCGCCCCGCTCCTGTGCGCCGGGGCCGTGGGCTACCGCTCCCTGCGCCTCGCCAAGCTGTGCGACGGGCAGGTGCTGGGGCTCGTCGGCTTCGGCGCCTCGGCCCACCTGGTGATCCAGGCCGCCCGGCACCAATACCCGAATTCCCCGGTTTACGTCTTCGCCCGGTCGGAGGCCGAGCGGGCCTTCGCCCTCGCCCTGGGCGCCGGCTGGGCGGGGGACATCGCGGACGACCCACCGTCGAAACTCCACGCCGCCATCGACACCACCCCGGCGTGGACGCCGGTGGTGGAGGCCCTCCGGCACCTGGAGCGCGGTGGACGGCTCGTGATCAACGCCATCCGCAAGGAGGCGGCCGACCTGGGCGCCCTGCTGAGCCTGGACTACGCGAGCCACCTCTGGCTGGAGAAGTCGGTGAAGAGCGTGGCGAACGTCACCCGCGCCGACGCCGAGGACTTCCTGGCCCTGGCCGCCGCCATCCCCATCCGGACCGAGGTGCAGGCCTTTCCCCTGGAGGATGCCAACAGGGCCCTCCTCGAGATCAAGCAGCGCCGGATCCGCGGCGCCAAGGTCCTGCAGCTCTGACGTTCGTACGCGCGGTCCCCGCGCGGACCCAGATGGTGAGTATTATTTTCGCCCGACGCAAGTGGGATGATGCAAGATGAAGCTCACCCCCGGCCATTCTCTGGCCGGCCGGGGCCTTGATGGACCGTCAACCTCCCCGGGAACTTCCGATTCGAGCCGTCCCGGCCTCTCGCAACGTCGCCAAGCCGCCAAGCCTCGCAAAGAAACTGTGAAGGCCTCTGGGGGTTCTTCACGAGGCTGGGATGTTGAAAGTGCCAGGCGAAGAAGGATTCTGATACCACCGTGGGAGAGAACGATTCACGAGCCTTGCGTCAATGCGAGGGTGACGTATCCCGAAGAGATACAGGAAATCAGCCGGCGGGTGCCCCGCCAGAGGCGGCGCTCCCGCCGGGAGGGGACGGTTTTGGGTGTTCCGCGCCCCGGAGGCGGCGCAGCTGCCTGCGAATTCATCCGGAATGGTGTTCAGAGTTCCGTTCAGGAGATCCACGTCTTCCGGAAGGTAAGGAGATACCACTTCCCCCCGCGCTTTCCCGCCAGGACGGCGTAGCTGACGCCGAAGAGGGGGCCGTTCCACCCGGGCCAGTCGAACCCTGACGCGTCATCCACGAAGGCCAACGTGCGGCCCGCCGGAAGCGAGCCGGGATTCAGGGTTCTGTGCCGTCCGGCAGCCGGACCACCTCCTGCTCCGTGATAAAAAATTCCCATTCCGGGCCTGCGTCCGGCGCGAAGGCCCGGA carries:
- a CDS encoding zinc-dependent alcohol dehydrogenase family protein, with protein sequence MRAMRMHRVVDLGTCAEPLSLDEVPRPVPGPGEVLLRVGACGVCHTELDEIEGRTPPPRLPVTPGHQVAGVVEALGPGAARFKAGDRGGVAWIHSACGDCDFCREGRENLCAGFRATGRDADGGYAEYMTVPEAYAVRLPDGFTDLEAAPLLCAGAVGYRSLRLAKLCDGQVLGLVGFGASAHLVIQAARHQYPNSPVYVFARSEAERAFALALGAGWAGDIADDPPSKLHAAIDTTPAWTPVVEALRHLERGGRLVINAIRKEAADLGALLSLDYASHLWLEKSVKSVANVTRADAEDFLALAAAIPIRTEVQAFPLEDANRALLEIKQRRIRGAKVLQL
- a CDS encoding ribonuclease H-like domain-containing protein; its protein translation is MESIRDRLKRMTRDRQGAAGEAKPVRPPETPAFTVELRTARFPLDTVHGHTPLAGLWPPRPNLYRLASLPVPPPDASPPEILFLDTETTGLAGGTGTLAFLAGTARLDPARGDLVVEQYFLPDPSAEPAFLAPLAEALGRAGLLACFNGKSYDLPLLNTRFILNGFPPVSPDLPVADLLHPARRRWKGDIGACDQRSVERHALGVHRRGDIPGELIPDLYFRYLRDRDRGPLEEVFRHNLLDMLGMAALFARLNTLVPEAEPARDPADWACLLGTLDARGRLAEFEEIFALQSDALLEAGRRHLPAGRVLARLLKRVGRREEAWRLYLHLGTARPRDVPESFAEVLKYEEHILRDFALALRHCDEFEAVLLRVPGVTEIVLDLRRRRERLRKKEAQKAQKAQPESPENGHRCVTGSPAPEE